TCTTCACTAATTTCTAATCCGGCcctataatataaaataataaattacagAAATTAGGATAAatgtgtacatatatttttattttttattttttttttattttttttttattttttttgtttttataccTTTTGGCTGCTCCTTTTAGTGCCGTCTTAAATgtttctataaaaaaaatatacataaaaatatatatatgtatatatttatacatatatctccttttataatattttaattttttttttcaactttatatattttttatatttcaaaatattttacttAAAGGTGTTTTTGTTTGAGTGTAattgaatttatttttaatcgTTTCAGAGTAAAAGCACAATCCTTTCATGGGTTTTTTTTCTATCTCCCACCTAAAATGAAATACATAcacacaatatatatatacatatatatatatatatatatatatacatatattcatatatatatgatcacTTATTTTTTGATACCATTTTAACAATTCATTGAATGCAAAGTTTGTCATAGGTACAGATGTGTTACTATATTTGGTTTTCTGtcctttaataaaaatttctttCCTTTCAAAATTAATGTCTTCCCAATGAATACGTAGAACTTCCGAGGGTCTTAGTCCAATacctttttaaataaaaaaaatatatatatatatatatatatatatatttgacgcatcaaaatatatacaattaaataatatgtagttatttaaaatgtgtttaatttttttttttttttttcctaacCAATACTTAAGGCAAATATTGCTCTATGCATATCACCGCTATTTTTTAAGAGTAATTCaatctataaaaaaaaaatatatgtatatataaataaatatatataaatatataaataaatacatatatatattttttttatttgttgttTACTTCCTTGGGTGATAGGGGTGTAATTTTTCTTCTCGGAattgtacttttttttatttttctaaaaTTATGTACACTCTTTAGATAATCACGATATAAAGCATATTTCAATGATTGCTGTATGgatgtaatatttataaaaataaataaataaataaaataatcaaataaatatatagttagagttataaattattaaacatTTGGGTGTCTAACTAGTTATATACCTGATATGTTGATTGATATAAGGCCATGGTTCTTGGAGAGCAATTTTTTGATTTCaaatatctatataaataaataaatatatatatatatatatatatattaattgactatataatataatatatatatttttttttttttttttttttttttttttttttttttttttattaaatcataCTTCAAAAAACTCTCCCAGTTATTTGGACCCAATTCGTGCAGCTCGTATTTTCCtaatttcttaaaaaaaaaaaaaaaaaaaaaaaaaaatattacaataaatgaaacaataataaataaatatatatatatatatttttattttattttcttactGGTAATATATCCTTCCAAAAACCTTTCTCTACTCTAAACGTGTTTTCACTTACTTCTTCTTTTCtacatataaacatacatacatatatatatatatatatatatatatattattgaaaaaaaaacaagaatatatacatatttttattatatgtattaatttttttgtagtTATACCTTATAGgcaaatatatttcttctatatatttttttaacttgATTTTTTCCACACTAACATTAGTACCACAGTATACACAGAACTTTACtcctatatataaatatatacatatatataattatatatatatatataataaaattcctttttattttattttatttttttatttttacttggttttaataatttcttgCATGTTTTACATTTTATCCCTTCAGAagctttttttcttttcttttttcttttaactTTGGTTGTCTttattgtaattttttttaaaggacctgatatttttatattttttttattttcattttcatcttcttcatattctactatattatcatcattatcatcacacACATCATCTTCtctttcttcatcatcttcataaTATTCATCTTCtgtttcttcttcatcatctatTTGTACTACTTCTCTAGTAGTAGCAATATTTTGTAAggtattatttaaaataaatttattatatttcaacAGATTAGTAGCATATTCATCATATCTTTTATTAGTCCttacaaaattatttttattaataaactTCATGCatctatgtatatataacttattaatattaaaactaTACACTTGAGATAATATATGatacaaaaataaacaacataaaatataatttgagAATATATTCATCTTTTGTTCACatctaaaaaaatattcataaataaataaataaatatatatatatatgtatatccatatatttatgttatattttatttttcattcaCACTATCAtactaataatatacataaatatatatttattaatatatataacattttgtttactttttattataaacttcattttttcttatcacataattcttttatatatatatatatatatatatttatatatatacatataacatttaaataattatccctttttttcttaaaattaACAACTGCTCAttttaaaaagtataaaCAGCTGGGAcatcttatattttatttaattaataaatattgaataaaataaattataaatctCTTATTTTATAAGAAACCCTGaaatacattatttttaaaaaatatacaaataaataattaaacatatatactatatatatatttatttatttacatattatatatatatttgtaatgtattattttttatgtggaACTACTAATACGAATAAAATTTTCTTCtccataaaatattaaaaatattttagatttattttattgctTCTTTAAATCAAGCATttgcatatacatatatttatatatatatatatattttaattttattttaaaaaaatggtaTAATAAACCAGCTGGAGtctcttttttattacacaaaaaaaaaaaaaaaaaaaaaaaaaaaaaaaacttaaaatatgaattaaaatttaagatacaaataaacattaaaaattatctttaaataatttcatatattaaaaaaaaaaaaaaaatatgaagaaataaaacaatttatatttacacaaaaaattaaatatattacaatatatatattatatatacgtaTTAactatcatatataataattacaacaatttaattaatatataaaatcattACAATCTCTAATAGTAAtactgaattttttttttttttccaaattaacaatttattattttatctatTCT
This region of Plasmodium sp. gorilla clade G2 genome assembly, chromosome: 13 genomic DNA includes:
- a CDS encoding tyrosine recombinase; protein product: MNIFSNYILCCLFLYHILSQVYSFNINKLYIHRCMKFINKNNFVRTNKRYDEYATNLLKYNKFILNNTLQNIATTREVVQIDDEEETEDEYYEDDEEREDDVCDDNDDNIVEYEEDENENKKNIKISGPLKKITIKTTKVKRKKKRKKASEGIKCKTCKKLLKPRVKFCVYCGTNVSVEKIKLKKYIEEIYLPIRKEEVSENTFRVEKGFWKDILPKLGKYELHELGPNNWESFLKYLKSKNCSPRTMALYQSTYQQSLKYALYRDYLKSVHNFRKIKKSTIPRRKITPLSPKEIELLLKNSGDMHRAIFALSIGIGLRPSEVLRIHWEDINFERKEIFIKGQKTKYSNTSVPMTNFAFNELLKWWEIEKKPMKGLCFYSETIKNKFNYTQTKTPLKTFKTALKGAAKRAGLEISEDGKSRRIFPYLLRHSFATIAATSNPPVPLPVAQAIMRHSSSKMLLDTYTKAGNNIIRDGLDNFKI